A single window of Jiangella alkaliphila DNA harbors:
- a CDS encoding AraC family transcriptional regulator encodes MELDELRELIGRHARAADVRIGDSAVISAATRSGPPEFSMTGTMVVLLAQGAKRLAVGDQVHVYGAGQSLVTSVELPASGHFIDASRETPALGFALTLKPALIADLLLHPAAAGLPRAQVGAAPPGIMVDDAPGDLVDAITRMVRLLDRPRDLPVLAPLVERELTWLVLRGPRGAAVSQLGLADSRLSRIAHAVRWLRERYAEPVRVDELARMTRMSPSAFHRSFQAVTALSPIQFQKQLRLQEARVRLLADHRDVAGIAHAVGYESPSQFSRDYKRRFGAAPLHDALRLNAGRGDDAARSPAGRRPR; translated from the coding sequence ATGGAGCTGGACGAGCTGCGCGAACTGATCGGACGGCACGCGCGCGCGGCCGACGTGCGGATCGGCGACAGCGCCGTCATCTCGGCGGCCACCCGCTCCGGGCCGCCCGAGTTCTCGATGACGGGCACGATGGTCGTGTTGCTCGCCCAGGGCGCGAAACGGCTGGCCGTCGGCGACCAGGTGCACGTCTACGGGGCCGGGCAGTCGCTCGTGACGTCGGTCGAACTGCCGGCGTCGGGCCACTTCATCGACGCGAGCCGCGAGACGCCCGCACTCGGGTTCGCGCTGACGTTGAAGCCGGCGCTGATCGCCGACCTCCTCCTGCACCCCGCGGCGGCCGGACTGCCGCGGGCGCAAGTCGGCGCCGCGCCGCCGGGCATCATGGTCGACGACGCGCCCGGCGACCTCGTCGACGCGATCACCCGGATGGTCCGCCTGCTCGACCGGCCGCGCGACCTCCCGGTGCTTGCCCCGCTGGTCGAGCGCGAGCTCACCTGGCTGGTCCTGCGCGGCCCGCGCGGCGCGGCCGTCAGCCAGCTCGGCCTGGCCGACAGCCGGCTCAGCCGCATCGCCCACGCCGTGCGCTGGCTGCGCGAACGCTACGCCGAGCCGGTCCGCGTCGACGAGCTCGCGCGGATGACGCGGATGAGCCCGTCCGCCTTCCACCGCAGCTTCCAGGCGGTCACGGCGCTGAGCCCGATCCAGTTCCAGAAGCAGCTGCGCCTCCAGGAGGCCCGCGTGCGGCTGCTCGCCGACCACCGCGACGTCGCCGGCATCGCCCACGCCGTCGGGTACGAGAGCCCGTCGCAGTTCAGCCGCGACTACAAGCGCCGGTTCGGCGCCGCGCCCCTGCACGACGCACTGCGCCTCAACGCCGGACGTGGCGACGACGCAGCGCGCTCGCCAGCAGGCCGGCGCCCACGATGA
- a CDS encoding cytochrome c biogenesis CcdA family protein has protein sequence MGEVPIEFALLLGSVAALNPCGFALLPTYLTLLVAQGGPPGPAAALRRAGVMTAAMTAGFIAVFGTFGLVVVPAALSVERFLPWATIVIGVALVALGWWLVSGRELPVRAPRLAGGAPSSSVWSMAGYGVAYAVASLSCTVAPFLAMATATFRSSGVAGGLAAFVAYGVGMGLVVGLLAAAVALGSDAVVRRARRLLPYVSRVSGALLIVAGAYVAYYGAYELRVLAGGDPADSVVDAALEIQGTVSGWVAEAGPGRLAPAAAVIVGAGLLASALRRRHVRR, from the coding sequence ATGGGCGAGGTGCCGATCGAGTTCGCCCTGCTGCTCGGGTCGGTGGCGGCGCTGAACCCGTGCGGCTTCGCCCTGCTGCCCACCTACCTCACCCTGCTCGTCGCCCAGGGCGGGCCGCCCGGCCCGGCGGCGGCGCTGCGTCGCGCGGGCGTCATGACCGCGGCGATGACGGCCGGCTTCATCGCCGTCTTCGGCACGTTCGGGCTGGTCGTGGTGCCGGCGGCACTGTCCGTGGAGCGGTTCCTGCCGTGGGCCACCATCGTGATCGGGGTCGCGCTGGTCGCCCTCGGCTGGTGGCTGGTCAGCGGCCGGGAGCTGCCGGTGCGGGCGCCGAGGCTGGCGGGCGGGGCGCCGTCGTCGTCGGTGTGGTCGATGGCCGGGTACGGCGTCGCGTACGCGGTGGCCAGCCTGTCCTGCACCGTCGCGCCGTTCCTCGCGATGGCCACGGCCACCTTCAGGTCGTCCGGCGTCGCCGGCGGGCTGGCCGCGTTCGTCGCGTACGGCGTCGGCATGGGGCTGGTCGTCGGCCTGCTGGCCGCCGCGGTCGCGCTGGGCAGCGACGCGGTGGTGCGCCGGGCCCGCCGGCTGCTGCCGTACGTGTCGCGGGTGAGCGGGGCGCTGCTGATCGTCGCCGGCGCCTACGTCGCCTACTACGGCGCCTACGAGCTGCGGGTGCTCGCTGGCGGCGACCCGGCCGACTCCGTCGTCGACGCGGCTCTGGAGATCCAGGGCACGGTCAGCGGCTGGGTGGCCGAGGCCGGCCCGGGCCGGCTCGCGCCGGCGGCGGCCGTCATCGTGGGCGCCGGCCTGCTGGCGAGCGCGCTGCGTCGTCGCCACGTCCGGCGTTGA
- a CDS encoding redoxin domain-containing protein, with translation MRRPVVLGVIAVLLTACGEADEGGTAAPTPTPSVTATPTPTPTPTPTPTPTPTPSATPSAEVPEELAFTAPTLDGSTFDGASLVGRPAVLWFWAPWCPVCRREAPLIADLAARFDGQVAFVGVAGLSGDLGAMEEFVADGGVEGIVHLDDRDGEVYSRFEVTQQYDFGFVSADGTVEVIRGPLEEDEIVAEVERLVSD, from the coding sequence ATGCGGCGCCCCGTGGTGCTCGGCGTGATCGCCGTCCTGCTCACCGCCTGCGGCGAGGCCGACGAGGGCGGGACCGCGGCACCCACGCCGACGCCGTCCGTGACGGCGACACCCACACCGACACCCACACCGACGCCGACGCCGACGCCGACGCCGACGCCGAGCGCGACGCCGTCGGCCGAGGTCCCGGAGGAGCTGGCCTTCACGGCGCCGACCCTCGACGGCAGCACGTTCGACGGCGCCAGCCTGGTCGGCCGGCCCGCCGTGCTGTGGTTCTGGGCGCCGTGGTGCCCGGTGTGCCGGCGGGAGGCGCCGCTGATCGCCGACCTCGCCGCCCGGTTCGACGGGCAGGTGGCGTTCGTCGGGGTGGCCGGGCTGTCCGGCGACCTCGGCGCCATGGAGGAGTTCGTCGCCGACGGCGGCGTCGAGGGCATCGTGCACCTCGACGACCGCGACGGCGAGGTCTACAGCCGGTTCGAGGTCACGCAGCAGTACGACTTCGGCTTCGTGTCCGCCGACGGGACCGTCGAGGTGATCCGCGGGCCGCTGGAGGAAGACGAGATCGTGGCCGAGGTCGAGCGGCTGGTCTCGGACTGA
- a CDS encoding MTAP family purine nucleoside phosphorylase, which yields MTPEIGIFGGSGFYTFLTGAETVDVETAWGSAPVTVADVDGVGVAFLPRHGPRHELPPHRVNYRANVDAMRRLGVHTLVAPFAAGSLRPELRPGDFVVVDQLVDRTWGRADTFHDRFDDGPQHVSLADPYTPRVRRALLDAGAAAGATMHDGGTVVVVNGPRFSTRAESAWHRQAGWHVVNMTQYPEAALAREAGLDFGGIALVTDYDAGLDGEPDLPPVRQEAVLEVVRANVDRVRTLLFAAVADLARR from the coding sequence ATGACACCAGAGATCGGGATCTTCGGCGGATCCGGGTTCTACACGTTCCTGACCGGCGCCGAGACGGTGGACGTGGAGACCGCGTGGGGGTCGGCGCCGGTGACCGTGGCCGACGTCGACGGCGTGGGCGTCGCGTTCCTGCCCCGGCACGGACCGCGGCACGAACTGCCGCCGCACCGGGTGAACTACCGCGCCAACGTCGACGCGATGCGGCGGCTCGGCGTGCACACGCTGGTCGCGCCGTTCGCGGCCGGGTCGCTGCGCCCGGAGCTGCGGCCCGGCGACTTCGTCGTCGTCGACCAGCTGGTCGACCGCACGTGGGGCCGCGCCGACACCTTCCACGACCGCTTCGACGACGGACCTCAACACGTCTCGCTGGCCGACCCGTACACCCCGCGAGTCCGGCGCGCGCTGCTGGACGCCGGTGCCGCCGCCGGGGCGACGATGCACGACGGCGGCACCGTCGTGGTGGTCAACGGGCCGCGCTTCTCCACCCGCGCCGAGTCCGCCTGGCACCGTCAGGCCGGCTGGCACGTCGTCAACATGACGCAGTACCCGGAGGCGGCGCTGGCCCGCGAGGCCGGGCTGGACTTCGGCGGCATCGCGCTCGTCACGGACTACGACGCCGGACTCGACGGCGAGCCGGACCTGCCGCCGGTGCGCCAGGAAGCGGTCCTCGAGGTGGTCCGCGCCAACGTCGACCGCGTCCGCACACTGCTGTTCGCCGCGGTCGCCGACCTGGCGAGGCGCTGA
- a CDS encoding glycosyltransferase family 2 protein produces the protein MDVVLPVLDEAAAIPWVLGRMPAGYRPIVVDNGSSDGSAAVAAACGGVVVLERRRGFGAACFAGLTAAASDVVCFMDCDATLDPGDLPLVADPVVAGAADLVLGARRGHAMPPHARVANRYLAGRVAAYTGARVSDIGPMRAARREALLGLGLADRRSGWPLEMVLRAGRSGWRIAERPVPYHPRTGRSKVTGTVGGTVRAVLDMRRRLAETRRLIRAEER, from the coding sequence ATCGACGTCGTCCTGCCGGTGCTGGACGAGGCCGCCGCGATCCCGTGGGTGCTCGGCCGGATGCCCGCCGGCTACCGCCCGATCGTCGTCGACAACGGGTCCTCCGACGGCTCGGCGGCGGTGGCCGCGGCCTGCGGCGGCGTCGTCGTCCTGGAGCGCCGGCGCGGGTTCGGCGCCGCCTGCTTCGCGGGACTGACGGCGGCGGCGTCGGACGTCGTGTGCTTCATGGACTGCGACGCCACCCTCGACCCGGGTGACCTGCCGCTGGTGGCGGATCCGGTTGTCGCGGGGGCGGCGGACCTCGTGCTGGGTGCCCGGCGCGGGCACGCGATGCCGCCGCACGCGCGCGTGGCCAACCGCTACCTGGCCGGCCGGGTGGCCGCCTACACGGGCGCGCGGGTGAGCGACATCGGGCCGATGCGGGCGGCCCGGCGCGAGGCGCTGCTCGGCCTCGGGCTCGCCGACCGGCGGTCCGGGTGGCCGCTGGAGATGGTGCTGCGGGCCGGACGGTCCGGCTGGCGGATCGCCGAACGGCCGGTGCCGTACCACCCGCGCACCGGCAGGAGCAAGGTCACCGGCACCGTCGGCGGGACGGTGCGTGCGGTGCTGGACATGCGACGGCGGCTGGCCGAGACCCGCCGCCTGATCCGTGCGGAGGAGAGATGA
- a CDS encoding methyltransferase domain-containing protein, which yields MTVLMRGRDGWSQPLALADWTAAATPAERALLASLRGPVLDLGCGPGRLVVALAELGVPALGVDASTHAVDQARARGATALRYSVFDPLPGEGRWQSVLLLDGNVGIGGAPVELLRRVARLLAGDGRVVVETGPPGAGSWWGEARLERDDEISGWFPWARVAADDIARLAAAAGLRPAGWHVAAGRWFARLSRVVA from the coding sequence ATGACGGTCCTGATGCGCGGCCGGGACGGCTGGAGCCAGCCGCTCGCGCTGGCCGACTGGACGGCGGCCGCCACCCCGGCGGAGCGCGCGCTGCTGGCGTCGTTGCGCGGCCCGGTGCTCGACTTGGGCTGCGGTCCGGGCCGGCTGGTCGTGGCGCTGGCCGAGCTGGGCGTGCCCGCGCTCGGCGTCGACGCGTCCACGCACGCCGTCGACCAGGCCCGGGCCCGGGGCGCCACGGCGCTGCGCTACTCGGTGTTCGACCCGCTGCCGGGGGAGGGCCGGTGGCAGAGCGTGCTGCTGCTCGACGGCAACGTCGGCATCGGCGGAGCGCCGGTGGAGCTGCTGCGCCGGGTGGCCCGGCTGCTGGCCGGCGACGGCCGGGTGGTGGTCGAGACCGGGCCGCCCGGCGCCGGCTCCTGGTGGGGCGAGGCGCGGCTGGAGCGCGACGACGAGATCAGCGGCTGGTTCCCGTGGGCGCGGGTGGCGGCCGACGACATCGCCCGGCTGGCCGCCGCGGCTGGGCTGCGACCGGCCGGCTGGCACGTCGCGGCCGGGCGCTGGTTTGCCCGGCTGAGCCGGGTGGTCGCATGA
- a CDS encoding molybdopterin-dependent oxidoreductase — protein MNPLRTVAAARDEALRRPVHDARTAAILGIALGCCFLVCFLTGLYSHLQQHPVGWLPIPPRPASLYRVTQGLHVATGFATVPLLLAKLWSVYPRLFRWPPVSNAAHAVERLMLVPLVCGAVFQLFSGVANVSRWYPWGFYFPAAHYWVAWITIGALVAHVGAKASVARAALSRPGDPVAAAAPCALGRRGFLGAVAAAAGVVTVTTAGQTLTPLRPLTLFAQRRPDIGVQGLPVNRSAVQAGVVEAAGDPGFRLRVTGAVAGPVELTAGELDRLARREAELPIACVEGWSASARWRGVPVTDLLAAAGADVDDGVTVRVESLQAGGRYRASELNHLQVRDLDTMLAVALNGERLDLDHGYPCRLIAPNRAGVLQTKWVHELVVIRA, from the coding sequence GTGAACCCGCTGCGCACAGTGGCGGCGGCGCGCGACGAGGCGCTGCGGCGGCCGGTGCACGACGCGCGGACCGCCGCGATCCTGGGCATCGCGCTCGGCTGCTGCTTCCTGGTCTGCTTCCTGACCGGGCTCTACTCGCACCTGCAGCAGCACCCGGTGGGCTGGCTGCCGATCCCGCCGCGCCCGGCCTCGCTGTATCGGGTGACGCAGGGCCTGCACGTCGCGACCGGCTTCGCCACCGTGCCGCTGCTGCTGGCGAAGCTGTGGTCGGTGTACCCGCGGCTGTTCCGCTGGCCGCCGGTGAGCAACGCCGCTCACGCCGTCGAGCGGCTCATGCTGGTGCCGCTGGTCTGCGGTGCGGTGTTCCAGCTGTTCTCCGGGGTGGCGAACGTGTCGCGCTGGTACCCGTGGGGGTTCTACTTCCCGGCCGCGCACTACTGGGTCGCGTGGATCACGATCGGCGCGCTGGTCGCGCACGTGGGTGCGAAGGCGTCGGTGGCCCGGGCGGCACTGTCCCGGCCCGGCGACCCCGTTGCGGCGGCCGCGCCTTGCGCGCTCGGGCGGCGCGGCTTCCTCGGCGCGGTGGCGGCCGCCGCCGGTGTCGTCACGGTGACCACCGCGGGGCAGACGCTGACGCCGTTGCGCCCATTGACGCTGTTCGCGCAGCGCCGGCCGGACATCGGCGTGCAGGGCCTGCCGGTCAACCGCAGCGCCGTCCAGGCCGGTGTCGTCGAGGCCGCGGGTGACCCGGGGTTCCGGCTGCGCGTCACCGGTGCGGTGGCCGGTCCGGTCGAGCTCACCGCGGGGGAGCTCGACCGGCTGGCCCGCCGCGAGGCGGAGCTGCCGATCGCCTGCGTCGAGGGCTGGAGCGCGTCGGCCCGTTGGCGCGGCGTGCCGGTGACCGACCTGCTGGCCGCCGCCGGCGCCGACGTCGACGACGGCGTCACCGTGCGGGTCGAGTCGCTGCAGGCCGGCGGCCGGTACCGGGCCTCGGAGCTGAACCACCTGCAGGTCCGCGACCTCGACACGATGCTGGCGGTCGCTCTGAACGGCGAACGGCTCGACCTCGACCACGGCTACCCGTGCCGGCTGATCGCGCCGAACCGGGCCGGCGTGCTGCAGACGAAGTGGGTGCACGAGCTGGTGGTGATCCGCGCATGA
- a CDS encoding TIGR04282 family arsenosugar biosynthesis glycosyltransferase: MTPTHVLVVAKEPVPGRVKTRLCPPLDPAEAARVAEAALADTLDAVARCGADRRILALDGRPGPWLPPGFEVVPQVRGPLGVRLAAAWRYAGGPGVQLGMDTPQVTPSLLDEALGLLSDGRALLGPAEDGGWWALGLARWRRGVFDGVPMSTAHTGAWQAERLRSLGLTVTPLPVLRDLDTAADAVAVAQAAPESRTAAVVRSLLAGAERR, from the coding sequence GTGACACCCACCCATGTGCTCGTGGTCGCGAAGGAGCCGGTTCCCGGCCGCGTCAAGACCCGGCTCTGCCCGCCGCTGGACCCGGCCGAGGCGGCCCGCGTCGCCGAGGCCGCGCTCGCGGACACGCTCGACGCCGTCGCCCGGTGCGGCGCGGACCGGCGCATCCTCGCCCTCGACGGCCGGCCCGGTCCCTGGCTGCCGCCGGGCTTCGAGGTGGTGCCACAGGTGCGTGGGCCGCTCGGCGTCCGGCTGGCCGCGGCCTGGCGGTACGCCGGCGGCCCGGGTGTGCAGCTCGGCATGGACACCCCGCAGGTGACGCCGTCGCTGCTGGACGAGGCGCTGGGACTGCTGTCGGACGGCCGCGCGCTGCTGGGGCCGGCCGAGGATGGCGGCTGGTGGGCGCTGGGCCTGGCCCGCTGGCGGCGCGGCGTGTTCGACGGCGTGCCGATGAGCACGGCGCACACCGGCGCCTGGCAGGCCGAGCGGCTGCGGTCGCTGGGGCTGACGGTGACGCCGCTGCCGGTGCTGCGCGACCTCGACACGGCGGCCGACGCGGTCGCGGTGGCGCAGGCGGCGCCGGAGTCGCGGACGGCGGCCGTGGTGCGCTCGCTGCTGGCCGGTGCGGAGCGCCGGTGA
- a CDS encoding response regulator transcription factor: MDPGPGQRVLVVDDDPALSEVVGRYLRRDGFEVDYAADGTTGLAKALETLPDLIVLDLMLPGLDGLEVCRRLRRVAPIPVVMLTALGEENDRIAGLELGADDYVTKPFSPRELSARVKAVLRRAAAGNVTASSAAPRLSGAGCDVDLVAHQVRREGELVALTTKEFDLLVHFITNPGRAYRREELLEAVWGWRFGDTSTVTVHLRRLREKIEADASAPRHLLTVRGVGYRFEP, encoded by the coding sequence ATGGATCCCGGACCGGGCCAGCGCGTGCTGGTGGTGGACGACGACCCGGCGCTGTCCGAGGTGGTCGGCCGGTACCTGCGCCGCGACGGCTTCGAGGTCGACTACGCCGCCGACGGCACCACCGGCCTGGCGAAGGCGCTCGAGACCCTGCCCGACCTCATCGTGCTCGACCTCATGCTGCCCGGGCTCGACGGTCTCGAGGTCTGCCGCCGGCTGCGCCGGGTCGCGCCGATCCCGGTCGTCATGCTGACCGCGCTCGGCGAGGAGAACGACCGCATCGCCGGCCTCGAACTGGGCGCCGACGACTACGTCACCAAGCCGTTCTCGCCGCGCGAGCTGTCCGCACGGGTCAAGGCCGTGTTGCGGCGGGCCGCGGCGGGCAACGTCACGGCGTCATCGGCGGCGCCGCGGCTGTCCGGCGCCGGCTGCGACGTCGACCTCGTCGCCCACCAGGTGCGCCGCGAGGGCGAGCTGGTGGCGCTCACGACCAAGGAGTTCGATCTGCTCGTGCACTTCATCACCAATCCGGGCCGGGCCTACCGCCGCGAGGAACTGCTCGAAGCCGTGTGGGGCTGGCGCTTCGGCGACACCTCCACCGTGACGGTGCACCTGCGGCGGCTGCGGGAGAAGATCGAGGCCGACGCCTCGGCGCCGCGTCACCTGCTCACCGTCCGCGGCGTCGGCTACCGGTTCGAGCCATGA
- a CDS encoding sensor histidine kinase produces the protein MTRQAATVSILATGLVVAGVIAASAGIPTRDTAILVAVTALGAGAAFVAGATVLRRFRGRPVRVQVLVVAVSSLLMTVAGVVAAALAMFISTHDLVALFIVVAVATSMAVGAALQLGDDIGTATLQVGHLARTMVDGGDGPARVTGPGELATLATELADVSARLDESRRRERALEASRRELIAWVSHDLRSPLATIRAMAEALDDEVADDTATVQRYHRQIRGDAERLTALVDDLFELSRINSGAVRLGPELVSIGDAVAESLAGAASHASVKGVRLVEELADLPAAEVSAREFSRALNNLLDNAIRHTPAGGRVVVRSGRDDDGAVLQVIDECGGIPEPDLDRVFDVAFRGDTARGRDAGGGGLGLAIARGLVEAHAGSVEVANHERGCRFTIRLPA, from the coding sequence ATGACCCGGCAGGCCGCCACCGTCTCGATCCTCGCGACCGGCCTGGTCGTCGCCGGGGTCATCGCCGCCTCCGCCGGCATCCCGACCCGCGACACCGCGATCCTCGTCGCGGTCACGGCGCTCGGGGCCGGGGCGGCGTTCGTCGCCGGAGCCACCGTGCTGCGCCGGTTCCGCGGCCGCCCGGTACGCGTCCAGGTGCTGGTCGTCGCCGTGTCGTCGCTGCTGATGACGGTGGCCGGCGTCGTGGCCGCGGCGCTGGCGATGTTCATCTCGACGCACGACCTCGTGGCGCTGTTCATCGTCGTGGCGGTCGCGACGTCGATGGCGGTCGGCGCGGCGCTGCAGCTCGGCGACGACATCGGCACCGCCACCTTGCAGGTCGGTCACCTGGCCCGAACCATGGTGGACGGCGGCGACGGGCCGGCGCGGGTCACCGGCCCGGGCGAGCTGGCCACGCTCGCCACCGAGCTGGCCGACGTCTCCGCTCGGCTGGACGAGTCGCGGCGGCGCGAGCGCGCGCTGGAGGCGTCGCGGCGCGAGCTGATCGCCTGGGTGTCGCACGACCTGCGCAGCCCGCTGGCGACGATCCGCGCGATGGCTGAGGCGCTCGACGACGAGGTGGCCGACGACACCGCCACGGTCCAGCGCTACCACCGGCAGATCCGCGGCGACGCCGAACGGCTCACCGCCCTGGTGGACGACCTGTTCGAGCTGTCGCGCATCAACAGCGGCGCCGTGCGGCTCGGGCCGGAGCTGGTCTCGATCGGCGACGCCGTCGCCGAGTCGCTGGCCGGTGCGGCGTCGCACGCCTCGGTCAAGGGCGTGCGGCTGGTCGAGGAGCTCGCCGACCTGCCCGCCGCGGAGGTGTCCGCCCGCGAGTTCTCCCGCGCCCTGAACAACCTGCTCGACAACGCCATCCGGCACACGCCGGCCGGCGGCCGCGTCGTCGTCCGCTCCGGCCGCGACGACGACGGCGCCGTCCTGCAGGTCATCGACGAGTGCGGCGGCATCCCGGAACCGGACCTCGACCGGGTGTTCGACGTCGCCTTCCGCGGCGACACCGCACGCGGGCGGGACGCCGGCGGCGGCGGGCTCGGGCTGGCGATCGCCCGCGGCCTGGTCGAGGCGCACGCCGGTTCCGTCGAGGTCGCCAACCACGAGCGCGGCTGCCGGTTCACCATCCGGCTCCCGGCGTGA
- a CDS encoding NAD-dependent epimerase/dehydratase family protein, with the protein MKVLVTGGAGFIGGHVVEQLVDDGADVVVLDSLVAHAEPPAHLPGGVDLRVADLRDADAVAHAVSDVDAVCHQAARVGLGVDLGDVAEYVSDNDLGTAVLLRALWRRSFAGRLVVASSMVVYGEGRYRCARHGAVAPGPRPAADLDAGRFEPPCPRCGAPLSWAQVDEDAPPDPRNVYAATKLHTEHLAFAYGRETGAAVCALRYHNVYGPRMPRDTPYAGVASIFRSALARGAAPRVFEDGGQRRDFVQVRDVARANVLALESAWSGALNVASGEPHTILDLATALCAAFGPAAPSPVVTGEYRLGDVRHVVASPARAAEVLGFAARVPFAAGVDEFAQAPLRT; encoded by the coding sequence GTGAAGGTGCTGGTCACCGGCGGTGCCGGGTTCATCGGCGGGCACGTCGTGGAGCAGCTGGTGGACGACGGCGCGGACGTCGTCGTCCTCGACTCGCTGGTCGCCCACGCCGAGCCGCCGGCCCATCTGCCTGGCGGCGTCGACCTGCGGGTCGCCGACCTGCGCGACGCCGACGCCGTCGCGCACGCCGTCAGCGACGTCGACGCCGTCTGCCACCAGGCCGCCCGGGTCGGGCTCGGCGTCGACCTCGGCGACGTCGCCGAGTACGTGTCCGACAACGACCTCGGCACCGCCGTGCTGCTGCGAGCGCTGTGGCGGCGGAGCTTCGCCGGCCGCCTCGTCGTCGCGTCCTCGATGGTCGTCTACGGCGAGGGCCGGTATCGCTGCGCCCGGCACGGCGCCGTCGCGCCCGGCCCGCGGCCGGCCGCCGACCTCGACGCCGGCCGGTTCGAGCCGCCCTGCCCGCGCTGCGGCGCGCCGCTGTCCTGGGCGCAGGTCGACGAGGACGCGCCGCCCGACCCGCGCAACGTCTACGCCGCGACGAAGCTGCACACCGAGCACCTCGCGTTCGCGTACGGGCGCGAGACCGGCGCCGCCGTCTGCGCGCTGCGCTACCACAACGTGTACGGGCCGCGGATGCCGCGCGACACGCCCTACGCCGGCGTGGCCAGCATCTTCCGCAGCGCGCTGGCTCGCGGCGCCGCTCCCCGCGTCTTCGAGGACGGCGGCCAGCGCCGCGACTTCGTCCAGGTCCGCGACGTCGCCCGGGCCAATGTCCTGGCGCTCGAGTCGGCGTGGAGCGGGGCGCTGAACGTCGCCAGCGGCGAGCCGCACACCATCCTCGACCTGGCCACCGCCCTGTGCGCGGCGTTCGGCCCGGCCGCGCCGTCGCCCGTCGTCACCGGTGAGTACCGCCTCGGCGACGTCCGCCACGTCGTCGCCTCCCCCGCCCGCGCCGCGGAGGTCCTCGGCTTCGCGGCCCGGGTCCCCTTCGCCGCCGGCGTGGACGAGTTCGCCCAGGCGCCGCTGCGGACCTGA
- a CDS encoding GTP pyrophosphokinase: MRDEFSRFMLSYKFGMDEITTKVRILQEEFRTVHVYNPIEHVSARLKTPESVLEKVRRKGCEPTFERIREQITDVAGVRVTCSFVSDAYRVFDLLTGQQDIDVVAVKDYIRDPKPNGYRSLHAIVEVPVFLSNGPTPVPVEVQFRTIAMDFWASLEHKIYYKYDRQVPDALLVSLSDAATTAAKLDEDMERLHREVHGDDRQQPPPEPSPGGLELSERVVAQLIQQRAAARGR; the protein is encoded by the coding sequence ATGCGCGACGAGTTCTCGCGGTTCATGCTGTCGTACAAGTTCGGCATGGACGAGATCACCACGAAGGTGCGCATCCTGCAGGAGGAGTTCCGCACCGTCCACGTCTACAACCCGATCGAGCACGTCTCGGCGCGGCTGAAGACGCCGGAGAGCGTGCTGGAGAAGGTGCGGCGCAAGGGCTGCGAGCCGACCTTCGAGCGCATCCGCGAGCAGATCACCGACGTCGCCGGAGTGCGTGTGACGTGCTCGTTCGTCTCCGACGCCTACCGCGTTTTCGACCTCCTGACCGGCCAGCAGGACATCGACGTCGTGGCGGTGAAGGACTACATCCGCGACCCCAAGCCGAACGGCTACCGCAGCCTGCACGCGATCGTCGAGGTGCCGGTGTTCCTGTCCAACGGGCCGACGCCGGTGCCGGTCGAGGTGCAGTTCCGCACCATCGCGATGGACTTCTGGGCCAGCCTGGAACACAAGATCTACTACAAGTACGACCGCCAGGTCCCCGACGCGCTCCTCGTGAGCCTCAGCGACGCCGCGACGACGGCGGCCAAGCTGGACGAGGACATGGAGCGCCTGCACCGCGAAGTCCACGGCGACGACCGGCAGCAGCCGCCGCCCGAACCGTCGCCCGGCGGCCTCGAGCTGTCCGAGCGCGTGGTGGCGCAGCTGATCCAGCAGCGCGCCGCCGCCCGCGGCCGCTAG
- a CDS encoding NUDIX hydrolase, which yields MLILIAGPYRSGTGDDPDLMAANLARLEEAAWPIFRAGHVPMIGEWVALPVLRSAGATGVTDPLAAQVMYPTAERLLRHCDGVLRLPGDSTGADQDVAIARDRGLPVWYRLEDVPGWTPGAGGREG from the coding sequence ATGCTCATCCTCATCGCCGGCCCCTACCGCTCGGGCACGGGCGACGACCCGGACCTGATGGCGGCCAACCTGGCGCGGCTGGAGGAGGCCGCGTGGCCGATCTTCCGCGCGGGCCACGTGCCGATGATCGGCGAGTGGGTGGCCCTCCCGGTGCTGCGCTCGGCCGGCGCGACGGGGGTCACAGATCCGCTCGCCGCGCAGGTCATGTACCCGACGGCCGAACGTCTCCTGCGGCACTGCGACGGCGTGCTGCGCCTCCCCGGCGACTCCACCGGCGCCGACCAGGACGTCGCGATCGCCCGCGACCGCGGCCTCCCCGTCTGGTACCGGCTCGAGGACGTCCCCGGCTGGACGCCTGGCGCCGGAGGACGGGAGGGATGA